In Archangium violaceum, the following are encoded in one genomic region:
- a CDS encoding neutral/alkaline ceramidase produces MHSFLIRHGVLVLALLLALAGCGHRGSRGGQPDAGQAVGQGGQGLGGTCAGQQSFLIGSGVYDITGPAAEVGMLGYVELEQQTAGIHQRLRSRAFVIASPCNGKRVVFVSADLGMLFQGVKQQVVKRLRDTYGGLYSDDNVLLSATHTHSGPGGYSHYALYNLSTFGFVPRNFDVIVEGIYQSIVRAHEHLGPGRITLAAGDLLDASLNRSPEAYRLNPPEERARYAYDTDKRMTLLRFTKDSGVEVGLIDWFAVHATSMGMQYRYISGDNKGYASYLFEKAKGTRYDATGDTFVAAFAQSNEGDVTPNIHGGEDGGGEDDFESTELSGRKQYARAVSLYESAITPLTGGVDYRHVYVKMDGVTVSPAFTGGPEGHTCPAAIGISMLAGAEDGPGVGHEGATCAAMHDVWSAFTCTTTTTSCQAEKPIVLEMGAMKPYPWSPEVLPLQLVTVGNVALVAVPFELTTMAGRRLRETVRARLAPAGVTEVVIAGLSNAYSGYIATREEYAKQEYEGASTHFGPWTLAALQQEFDGLARALREGTSVPPGPKPRDLHELQNHLRPGVLFDDKPLWGRFGDVFVDARESYARGETVRVTFWGGHPKNDPHVQGTFLRVQRRRGLFWDDVAYDWDWETKYTWRRGYCLPTLACSHAIIEWAIPRDAEPGTYRIVHEGDWKSGWDGRVRPYKGASRSFTVK; encoded by the coding sequence GTGCACTCGTTCCTCATCCGCCACGGTGTGCTCGTCCTGGCACTGCTCCTGGCACTTGCTGGCTGCGGCCATCGTGGCTCGCGGGGCGGACAGCCGGACGCCGGGCAGGCGGTGGGGCAGGGGGGGCAAGGGCTCGGTGGCACCTGCGCCGGGCAGCAGTCGTTCCTCATCGGCAGCGGCGTGTATGACATCACCGGTCCCGCCGCCGAGGTGGGGATGCTGGGCTACGTGGAGCTGGAGCAGCAGACGGCCGGCATCCACCAGCGCTTGCGCTCGCGTGCCTTCGTCATCGCCTCGCCGTGCAACGGCAAGCGCGTGGTGTTCGTGAGCGCGGACCTGGGCATGCTGTTCCAGGGGGTGAAGCAGCAGGTGGTGAAGCGGCTGCGCGACACCTACGGCGGGCTCTACTCCGACGACAACGTGCTGCTGAGCGCCACCCATACGCACAGCGGGCCGGGGGGTTATTCGCACTACGCGCTCTACAACCTGAGCACGTTCGGCTTCGTCCCTCGCAACTTCGACGTCATCGTCGAGGGCATCTACCAGTCCATCGTCCGCGCCCACGAGCACCTGGGCCCGGGCCGCATCACCCTGGCGGCGGGGGACCTGCTCGACGCGAGCCTCAACCGCTCGCCCGAGGCCTACCGCCTCAACCCGCCCGAGGAGCGCGCGCGCTACGCGTACGACACGGACAAGCGGATGACGCTGCTGCGCTTCACCAAGGACTCGGGTGTGGAGGTGGGGCTCATCGACTGGTTCGCCGTGCACGCCACCTCGATGGGGATGCAGTACCGCTACATCAGCGGCGACAACAAGGGGTACGCCTCCTATCTCTTCGAGAAGGCGAAGGGCACGCGCTATGACGCCACCGGGGACACCTTCGTGGCCGCCTTCGCGCAGAGCAACGAGGGCGATGTGACGCCCAACATCCACGGCGGCGAGGACGGGGGCGGCGAGGACGACTTCGAGAGCACGGAGCTCTCCGGGCGCAAGCAGTACGCACGCGCCGTGTCCCTCTACGAGAGCGCCATCACGCCCCTCACGGGGGGGGTGGACTACCGGCACGTGTACGTGAAGATGGATGGCGTGACGGTGTCTCCGGCCTTCACGGGAGGCCCCGAGGGGCACACCTGTCCGGCGGCCATCGGCATCTCCATGCTGGCGGGGGCCGAGGACGGGCCGGGCGTGGGACACGAGGGCGCCACCTGTGCCGCCATGCACGACGTGTGGAGCGCCTTCACCTGCACCACCACCACCACGTCCTGCCAGGCGGAGAAACCCATCGTGTTGGAGATGGGCGCGATGAAGCCCTACCCGTGGAGCCCCGAGGTGCTGCCGCTGCAACTCGTCACCGTGGGGAACGTGGCGCTGGTGGCGGTGCCCTTCGAGCTGACCACCATGGCGGGCCGCCGCCTGCGCGAGACGGTGCGGGCGCGGCTGGCCCCGGCGGGGGTGACGGAGGTGGTCATCGCCGGCCTGTCCAACGCCTACTCCGGCTACATCGCCACGCGCGAGGAGTACGCCAAACAGGAGTACGAGGGCGCCTCCACCCACTTCGGCCCGTGGACGCTGGCGGCCCTCCAGCAGGAGTTCGACGGGCTGGCCCGGGCGCTGCGCGAGGGCACGTCCGTTCCTCCGGGGCCGAAGCCGCGCGACCTGCACGAGTTGCAGAACCACCTGCGGCCCGGCGTCCTCTTCGACGACAAGCCGTTGTGGGGACGCTTCGGGGATGTCTTCGTCGACGCGCGGGAGTCCTACGCGCGCGGGGAGACGGTGCGTGTCACCTTCTGGGGCGGGCACCCGAAGAACGACCCGCACGTCCAGGGCACCTTCCTGCGCGTGCAGCGCCGCCGGGGTCTCTTCTGGGACGACGTGGCGTATGACTGGGACTGGGAGACGAAGTACACGTGGCGGCGCGGCTACTGCCTGCCCACCCTGGCGTGCTCGCACGCCATCATCGAGTGGGCCATTCCCC
- a CDS encoding two-component system sensor histidine kinase NtrB: MVYQQLSQAIVFETESPAPGSLSRMDMLALAAGLRSGLSADALRYHFLAEQLSEVVFHLDALGTLTFLGPTWTSLTGLEVEEVLGQPLVEMAHPEDRPRVQAVLDALAARVQPSFRIELRLLASGGPLWVELAAHSSPTGQGEVLGTLTDRTERRQMQARLQQSDQLATLGMLVPGFAHDMNNPLAFMLANLDYLLSSMGDVAGAARPEQVAEWREAVGEVREGAERMRQLIGHLRSFRTDPSQGPVDVNRLLDMVGQMVSSTLRSRGRLVRDYGLRATVACGEGVLRQALLNLVLHAVMSLPDHGDTNANEVRLVTREDGEGHVVVEVHHTGACIPPEQLPRVFEPLFTPRESKPGPSLSVCHDILRGLGGSICVSSSPSEGTVFRVTLPRAS; this comes from the coding sequence ATGGTGTACCAGCAGCTGTCGCAGGCCATCGTCTTCGAGACCGAGAGCCCGGCGCCGGGTTCGCTCTCACGCATGGACATGCTGGCGCTCGCCGCGGGTCTCCGCTCGGGATTGTCGGCGGATGCGCTGCGCTACCACTTCCTGGCGGAGCAGCTGAGCGAGGTCGTCTTCCACCTCGATGCCCTGGGCACCCTCACCTTCCTGGGCCCCACCTGGACGTCGCTGACGGGGCTGGAGGTGGAGGAGGTGCTCGGCCAGCCGCTGGTGGAGATGGCGCACCCGGAGGACAGGCCGCGGGTGCAGGCCGTGCTGGATGCGCTCGCCGCGCGGGTGCAGCCCTCCTTCCGCATCGAGCTGCGGCTCCTGGCGTCCGGAGGCCCGCTGTGGGTGGAGCTGGCCGCTCACAGCTCGCCGACGGGACAGGGCGAGGTGCTGGGGACGCTGACGGACCGCACCGAGCGCCGGCAGATGCAGGCGCGCCTCCAGCAGTCGGATCAGCTGGCCACCCTGGGGATGCTCGTGCCGGGCTTCGCGCACGACATGAACAACCCGCTGGCCTTCATGCTCGCCAACCTCGACTACCTGCTGTCCAGCATGGGCGACGTGGCCGGGGCCGCCAGGCCGGAGCAGGTGGCCGAGTGGCGCGAGGCGGTCGGCGAGGTGCGCGAGGGCGCCGAGCGGATGCGGCAGCTCATCGGTCACCTGCGCAGCTTCCGGACGGACCCGAGCCAGGGGCCGGTGGACGTGAACCGGCTGCTCGACATGGTGGGGCAGATGGTCTCCAGCACGCTGCGCTCGCGGGGACGGCTGGTGCGGGACTACGGCTTGAGGGCCACGGTGGCCTGCGGCGAGGGGGTGCTGCGCCAGGCCCTCCTCAACCTCGTCCTCCACGCGGTGATGTCGCTGCCGGACCATGGGGACACGAACGCGAACGAGGTGCGCCTGGTCACCCGCGAGGATGGCGAGGGCCACGTGGTGGTGGAGGTGCACCACACCGGCGCTTGCATCCCTCCCGAGCAACTGCCGCGCGTCTTCGAGCCGCTCTTCACGCCGCGGGAGTCGAAGCCGGGCCCCTCGCTCTCTGTGTGCCATGACATCCTGCGAGGGCTGGGCGGGAGCATCTGCGTGTCTTCCTCGCCGTCCGAGGGGACCGTCTTCCGGGTGACGCTGCCCAGGGCCTCCTGA
- a CDS encoding acyltransferase has translation MPWLYFTLKPRHRAWAEAWQKEVQDQLRELETVEIAEGCFIAPEARLFAEPGRPIRIVGPGVSIAANAFVHGPVVLEAGVSLNARVSLDGGAGGIHIGEGSRVATGATLYAFDHGLAPDRPVRSQPVTSRGIVLGKDVWVGANAGITDGVRIGDHAVVGMGAVVTRDVPAWAIVAGVPARVIGDRRERDRSGAPDASWPPVDDSQE, from the coding sequence ATGCCGTGGCTCTACTTCACGCTCAAGCCGCGCCACCGCGCCTGGGCCGAGGCCTGGCAGAAGGAGGTGCAGGACCAGCTGCGCGAGCTGGAGACGGTGGAGATCGCCGAGGGCTGCTTCATCGCCCCGGAGGCGCGGCTGTTCGCCGAGCCGGGCCGGCCCATCCGCATCGTCGGCCCCGGGGTGAGTATCGCCGCCAACGCCTTCGTCCACGGACCCGTGGTGCTCGAGGCCGGGGTGAGCCTCAACGCGCGCGTCAGCCTGGACGGTGGCGCGGGCGGCATCCACATCGGTGAGGGCAGCCGCGTCGCCACCGGCGCCACCCTTTATGCCTTCGATCACGGGCTCGCCCCGGATCGGCCCGTACGCTCCCAGCCCGTCACCTCGCGCGGCATCGTGCTCGGCAAGGATGTCTGGGTGGGCGCCAACGCGGGCATCACCGATGGCGTGCGCATTGGAGACCATGCCGTGGTGGGCATGGGCGCCGTCGTCACCCGGGACGTGCCCGCCTGGGCCATCGTCGCCGGGGTCCCCGCCCGCGTCATCGGTGATCGCCGGGAGCGCGACCGCTCCGGTGCTCCGGACGCCTCCTGGCCTCCAGTGGACGATTCCCAGGAGTAA
- a CDS encoding head protein encodes MEFGKLFYEALNLLGSIHENTQSPEEKELLLAAAEALRFINTTGQQYDFEDYRQELRTDGPEMVIAAFSTREEAEVWLKNHPKPPHMAQVLIADEYHVVGYARDINLRRLLRTPSVEYHLEEMMHDGLPPAVATFNTREEAKAWFYNLPERPSQAVIQLGGEHYLAAYHRNIDHLAFHPFSLVERLKEWRKKKEEEEKEVKESKPQS; translated from the coding sequence ATGGAATTCGGAAAACTCTTCTACGAAGCGCTGAACCTGCTCGGCTCGATTCATGAAAACACTCAATCTCCAGAGGAGAAGGAGTTGCTTCTCGCCGCAGCTGAGGCACTCAGGTTCATCAACACGACAGGTCAGCAGTATGACTTTGAAGACTACCGCCAGGAACTCAGGACCGACGGACCTGAAATGGTAATCGCCGCGTTCTCAACGCGCGAAGAGGCGGAGGTCTGGCTGAAAAACCATCCCAAACCGCCCCACATGGCGCAAGTGCTGATCGCTGACGAATACCACGTCGTCGGGTACGCTCGTGATATCAATCTACGCAGGCTGCTCCGCACTCCCTCGGTCGAGTACCATCTCGAGGAAATGATGCATGACGGCCTCCCACCAGCGGTGGCCACCTTCAATACGCGGGAGGAGGCGAAAGCCTGGTTCTACAACCTGCCCGAACGGCCCTCTCAAGCCGTCATCCAACTCGGGGGCGAGCACTACCTGGCGGCGTATCATCGCAACATCGACCATCTCGCATTCCACCCCTTCTCCCTCGTCGAGAGATTGAAGGAGTGGCGAAAGAAGAAGGAAGAAGAGGAGAAAGAGGTGAAGGAATCCAAGCCGCAGTCCTGA
- a CDS encoding GAF domain-containing sensor histidine kinase translates to MKAAPPHPQEEARLAALDTLEILDTLPEAGFDDLTRLASQLCDTPIALVSLVDHYRQWFKSRIGLEAPETPRDFAFCAHAILGEQLFVVEDAHNDERFHDNPLVTEGPHVRFYAGIPIRSASGHPLGTLCVIDHQPRQLTPSQADALAVLGRQVEAQLLLRLRVRELERREEELRSQRDTLASLQDQKDALLLKVMRDFKAPLSTILTNATFTLYRPHLPEELLRATRDIRDAADGLQRTVSNLLDASGDEATFAFNATEFDAHLLLSEVSRDFQQRLVSSPRRFTQNVKLVEPRLTADRELLRRTLLNLLDNSFQYTALGSSKVTLEASNPEPGLLELRVRDEGPSITPAARAHLFDAHVPEHTPTTGRAEGGNRLALAFCRRAVQAHGGWLWVEDNHPKGVAFCVRLPTRPHGPLFPGS, encoded by the coding sequence ATGAAGGCAGCCCCGCCCCATCCCCAGGAGGAAGCGCGCCTCGCGGCGCTCGATACCCTCGAGATCCTCGACACGCTGCCAGAGGCCGGCTTCGACGACCTGACGCGCCTGGCCTCGCAACTGTGCGACACCCCCATCGCCCTGGTGTCCCTGGTCGACCACTATCGCCAGTGGTTCAAGTCCCGCATCGGACTGGAGGCGCCGGAGACACCGCGCGACTTCGCCTTCTGCGCCCACGCCATCCTCGGCGAGCAGCTCTTCGTCGTGGAAGACGCGCACAACGACGAGCGCTTCCACGACAACCCGCTCGTCACCGAGGGGCCTCACGTACGCTTCTACGCTGGCATCCCCATCAGGAGCGCGAGCGGACATCCCCTCGGCACCCTCTGCGTCATCGACCACCAGCCGCGCCAGCTCACCCCGAGCCAGGCGGATGCGCTGGCGGTGCTCGGACGTCAGGTGGAGGCCCAGCTCCTCTTGCGGCTGCGAGTGCGCGAGCTGGAGCGGCGCGAGGAAGAGCTTCGCTCGCAACGCGACACACTGGCCAGCCTTCAGGACCAGAAGGACGCGCTGCTGCTCAAGGTGATGCGCGACTTCAAGGCGCCCCTGTCCACCATCCTCACCAACGCCACCTTCACCCTCTACCGGCCGCACCTGCCGGAGGAGCTGCTGCGCGCCACTCGCGACATCCGCGACGCGGCGGACGGCCTGCAACGCACCGTGTCCAACCTCCTGGACGCCAGCGGCGACGAGGCCACCTTCGCCTTCAACGCCACGGAGTTCGATGCCCACCTGCTGCTCTCCGAGGTATCGCGTGACTTCCAGCAGCGCCTGGTGAGCTCCCCGCGCCGCTTCACCCAGAACGTCAAGCTGGTGGAGCCGCGCCTCACCGCCGACCGCGAGCTGCTGCGCCGCACCCTCCTCAACCTGCTGGACAATTCCTTCCAGTACACCGCCCTGGGCAGCAGCAAGGTGACGCTCGAGGCCTCCAACCCCGAGCCGGGACTGCTGGAGCTGCGGGTGCGGGACGAGGGCCCCAGCATCACCCCCGCCGCGCGCGCGCACCTCTTCGACGCCCACGTGCCCGAGCACACGCCCACCACCGGGCGCGCCGAGGGCGGCAACCGGCTGGCACTCGCCTTCTGCCGCCGCGCCGTGCAGGCCCACGGCGGGTGGCTCTGGGTGGAGGACAACCACCCCAAGGGCGTGGCCTTCTGCGTGCGGCTGCCCACGCGCCCCCACGGGCCCCTCTTCCCCGGCTCATGA
- a CDS encoding phosphatase PAP2 family protein codes for MGADGIGLLATLLALVSVVLGFIALSDEVRENETQHVDERVLLSLRRPDNPAEPVGPLWLAEAARDVTALGSVSVLALMVCAVSGFLVLVRRWRTLGLVVGSTVGGALLNSLLKGLFARPRPTVVPHLTWVLTESFPSGHAMLSAIVYLTLGALLAQLTERRRLKAYLVAVALLLTLLIGVTRVYLGVHYPTDVLGGWMAGLGWALLTALLARAAKRRSPELQEEARGETTPS; via the coding sequence ATGGGAGCGGACGGTATCGGCCTGCTGGCCACATTGCTGGCACTGGTGTCGGTGGTGCTGGGCTTCATCGCACTGTCGGATGAGGTGAGGGAGAATGAGACACAGCACGTGGACGAGCGCGTGCTGTTGTCGCTGCGGCGCCCGGACAATCCGGCGGAGCCCGTGGGCCCGCTGTGGCTGGCCGAGGCGGCGCGGGACGTGACAGCGCTGGGCAGCGTGTCGGTGCTGGCGCTGATGGTGTGCGCGGTGAGCGGCTTCCTGGTGCTGGTGCGGCGCTGGCGCACCCTGGGGCTGGTGGTGGGCTCGACGGTGGGGGGAGCGCTGCTGAACTCGCTGCTCAAGGGGCTCTTCGCGAGGCCGAGGCCCACGGTGGTGCCGCACCTCACCTGGGTGCTGACGGAGAGCTTCCCCAGCGGGCACGCGATGCTGTCGGCCATCGTCTATCTGACGTTGGGGGCGCTGCTGGCGCAGCTCACCGAGCGGCGGAGGCTCAAGGCCTACCTGGTGGCGGTGGCGCTGCTGCTGACGCTGCTCATTGGAGTGACGCGGGTGTACCTCGGGGTGCACTACCCGACGGACGTGCTGGGCGGGTGGATGGCGGGGCTGGGCTGGGCGCTGCTGACGGCGTTGCTGGCGCGGGCGGCCAAGCGGCGCAGCCCCGAGCTCCAGGAGGAGGCGCGGGGCGAGACCACGCCTTCATGA
- a CDS encoding DofA protein, translated as MFASATTSKSAAIPAPNFKTAHIHRVFFIRWEQPPTPQELMVVASRFREAYEKNRQQLCAVITTAPKARVPNSEERKGLFKLLEDHRKYICELHLVMEGNELQHNLQRIIASAQLIVTRIYDNNYARLHKRADDIAPFLTNRLKVDGNRIISDARLLGLVA; from the coding sequence ATGTTCGCTTCCGCTACGACTTCCAAATCCGCTGCTATCCCCGCTCCGAACTTCAAGACGGCCCACATCCACCGGGTCTTCTTCATCCGCTGGGAGCAACCGCCCACGCCCCAGGAGCTCATGGTGGTGGCCTCGCGCTTCCGCGAGGCCTACGAGAAGAACCGCCAGCAGCTGTGCGCCGTCATCACCACCGCGCCCAAGGCGCGGGTGCCCAACAGCGAGGAGCGCAAGGGCCTCTTCAAGCTGCTGGAGGACCACCGCAAGTACATCTGCGAGCTGCACCTCGTCATGGAGGGCAACGAGCTGCAGCACAACCTGCAGCGCATCATCGCGTCCGCGCAGCTCATCGTGACGCGCATCTACGACAACAACTACGCGCGCCTGCACAAGCGCGCCGATGACATCGCGCCCTTCCTCACCAACCGACTGAAGGTGGACGGCAACCGCATCATCTCCGACGCCCGCCTGCTGGGCCTGGTCGCCTAG
- a CDS encoding class I SAM-dependent methyltransferase, protein MVDNIWSEFAWSYDAICSQLNCYRRMVAKILRDTKGRRYVIDAGCGTGLVSQPLVERGHTVVGFDNNVAMLGLALRKHAQAPEEARRRWKVLEGDVRSFPQGVPGEADAVVLNNVLFYVREPGAVLCESLERLKPGGVLILTGPRKRPDLQKVMMHSIEEWKAEGRWDETLKSATTYHADVTRRLVSDPNEMVTFFETEALVDTLRGLGFSRVVAADSDDYYGENYYVCVAR, encoded by the coding sequence ATGGTCGACAACATCTGGTCCGAATTCGCGTGGAGCTACGATGCCATCTGCTCCCAGCTCAACTGCTACCGGAGGATGGTGGCCAAGATTCTGCGCGACACCAAGGGCCGCCGGTACGTCATCGACGCGGGGTGCGGCACGGGGCTGGTGAGCCAGCCGCTCGTCGAGCGTGGGCACACGGTGGTGGGCTTCGACAACAACGTGGCGATGCTCGGGCTGGCGCTGCGCAAGCACGCCCAGGCCCCCGAGGAGGCCCGCCGCCGCTGGAAGGTGCTGGAGGGGGATGTGCGCTCCTTCCCCCAGGGAGTGCCGGGCGAGGCGGACGCCGTGGTGCTCAACAACGTCCTCTTCTACGTGCGCGAGCCGGGGGCGGTGCTGTGCGAGAGCCTCGAGCGCCTCAAGCCGGGCGGCGTGCTCATCCTCACCGGGCCCCGGAAGCGGCCCGACCTCCAGAAGGTGATGATGCACTCCATCGAGGAGTGGAAGGCGGAGGGCCGCTGGGACGAGACGCTCAAGTCCGCCACCACCTACCACGCGGACGTGACGCGCCGGCTGGTGTCCGACCCCAACGAGATGGTGACCTTCTTCGAGACGGAGGCCCTGGTGGACACGCTGCGGGGCCTGGGCTTCTCGCGCGTGGTGGCGGCCGACAGCGACGACTACTACGGCGAGAACTACTACGTCTGCGTGGCCCGGTAG
- a CDS encoding NAD-dependent succinate-semialdehyde dehydrogenase produces MAFATIDPTTGKTLRTFAPHSQEEVEARLRRAEETFRTYRHTPFAERAGWMRRAGQLLEDEAERYGRMMTEEMGKPLEAARAEARKCATACHYYAEHAERFLADEPVDTPPDRSFVRYQPLGPVLAIMPWNFPFWQVVRFAAPALMAGNVGLLKHAHNVPQCALALEELFVRAGFPPGVFQTLLVDVAGVRRLIEDPRIRAVTITGSEGAGRDVAQRSGQQLKKVVLELGGSDPFVVLPSADLEAAVETAVKARLINNGQSCIAAKRFIVTEPIYGEFERRFVERMRRAVVGDPLDAKTEVGPLATASIRDGLHDQVERSMAAGAKLLLGGLKPPGPGFWYPPTVLANPPPDTPAYREEMFGPVAVLFRARDAKDALRIANDSPYGLGSSVWTRDEAEQRLFIDGLEAGTVAVNGMVASDTRLPFGGVKASGHGRELARHGLLEFLNIKTVRMAHASSLPDRTRAQANE; encoded by the coding sequence ATGGCCTTCGCCACCATCGACCCCACGACCGGCAAGACGCTGCGCACCTTCGCGCCCCACTCACAGGAAGAGGTGGAGGCGCGGCTGCGGCGGGCCGAGGAGACGTTCCGCACCTACCGCCACACCCCGTTCGCCGAGCGCGCCGGGTGGATGCGCCGGGCCGGGCAGCTGCTGGAGGACGAGGCGGAGCGCTACGGGCGGATGATGACGGAGGAGATGGGCAAGCCGCTGGAGGCCGCGCGCGCCGAGGCCCGCAAGTGCGCCACCGCCTGCCACTACTACGCGGAGCACGCCGAGCGCTTCCTCGCCGACGAGCCGGTGGACACCCCGCCGGACAGGAGCTTCGTGCGCTACCAGCCACTCGGGCCGGTGCTGGCCATCATGCCGTGGAACTTCCCCTTCTGGCAGGTGGTGCGCTTCGCCGCCCCGGCGCTCATGGCGGGCAACGTGGGGCTGCTCAAGCACGCGCACAACGTGCCCCAGTGCGCGCTCGCCCTGGAGGAGCTCTTCGTGCGCGCGGGCTTTCCCCCGGGCGTCTTCCAGACGCTGCTGGTGGACGTGGCCGGGGTGCGCCGGCTCATCGAGGACCCGCGGATTCGCGCGGTGACGATTACGGGCAGCGAGGGCGCCGGCCGCGACGTGGCCCAGCGCTCGGGCCAGCAGCTCAAGAAGGTGGTGCTGGAGCTGGGCGGGAGCGACCCGTTCGTGGTGCTGCCGAGCGCGGACCTGGAGGCGGCGGTGGAGACGGCGGTGAAGGCCCGCCTCATCAACAACGGCCAGTCGTGCATCGCCGCCAAGCGCTTCATCGTCACCGAGCCCATCTATGGTGAGTTCGAGCGCCGCTTCGTCGAGCGGATGCGCCGCGCCGTGGTGGGAGACCCCCTGGACGCGAAGACGGAGGTGGGCCCGCTCGCCACGGCGAGCATCCGCGACGGGCTGCACGACCAGGTGGAGCGCAGCATGGCCGCGGGGGCGAAGCTGCTGCTCGGGGGCCTCAAGCCACCCGGCCCCGGCTTCTGGTACCCGCCCACCGTGCTGGCCAACCCGCCTCCGGACACACCGGCCTACCGTGAGGAGATGTTCGGCCCCGTCGCCGTCCTCTTCCGCGCCAGGGACGCGAAGGACGCGCTGCGCATCGCCAACGACTCACCCTACGGGCTGGGCTCCTCGGTGTGGACGCGCGACGAGGCCGAGCAGCGCCTCTTCATCGACGGGCTGGAGGCTGGCACGGTGGCCGTCAACGGCATGGTGGCGAGCGACACCCGCCTGCCCTTCGGCGGGGTGAAGGCCTCGGGCCACGGGCGCGAGCTGGCGCGCCACGGGCTGCTCGAGTTCCTCAACATCAAGACGGTGCGCATGGCGCACGCGTCCTCGCTCCCGGACCGGACGCGGGCCCAGGCTAACGAGTAG